In the genome of Ptychodera flava strain L36383 chromosome 13, AS_Pfla_20210202, whole genome shotgun sequence, one region contains:
- the LOC139148739 gene encoding neuropilin and tolloid-like protein 1, giving the protein MVLTSFVYLELLFLSLALTHLCGIDSGRGMVDASEAVIVQQNQVRRSISCGGYSTRPMGVVTSPNYPAAYDNNVNCTYHIEAPPEYQIKLLFMSFDLENQLDFLYVYDDPDKYDDATAYTGSTLPNDFTSSSGNLYLTFETDSGGANDGFYATYIAYDGEWRLMRGEEMTVVVCNGDSMVQALGGEFVSHTNVYSQDWDGEPNECWSTFLPRDKFTDVIIRFTDVDVNNENHNDCSSGDFVKVSNEDVSYLVCGYDLVTFELTLPVRIYLNFTSSMQSGMYSRFRGSYTLFYTPPAGGHCDSYEFECTDRSRCIRNSSMCDGASDCIDGSDEHGCGTSTVIIMLAVVGAMIPATVILIILCYCSKHPSATAPSADTKSVSLTTEDAQAAQTLPSTSGTHQQKTPIDDEEPRLSDLPPLCILFVDQPVIPVIQRMGYMSTVSHCLLSLPPIVSDRGYSQTPGQHGQTEHCHFQHEGQEDETESSTLDDLETVPPPATYVPPDKHKPMDERRPLTTCLCVKVSV; this is encoded by the exons ATGGTACTAACAAGTTTTGTCTATCTGGAGCTTTTATTCCTTTCACTGGCTTTGACTCATCTTTGCGGTATTGATTCGGGAAGAGGCATGGTCGATGCTTCGGAAGCGGTGATAGTACAACAGAACCAAG TTCGTAGGAGTATCAGCTGTGGTGGTTATTCAACTCGACCGATGGGAGTGGTCACTTCTCCAAACTACCCGGCAGCCTATGATAACAACGTCAATTGTACGTACCACATAGAGGCTCCGCCGGAGTATCAAATTAAA CTGTTGTTCATGAGTTTTGACCTGGAAAACCAATTGGATTTCCTGTACGTGTACGACGACCCCGACAAGTACGACGACGCTACCGCCTACACTGGTTCAACCCTGCCCAATGATTTCACCAGCTCATCCGGGAACCTGTACTTAACATTTGAGACCGATAGTGGTGGAGCCAACGATGGATTTTACGCTACATATATCGCCTACGATGGTGAGTGGCGGTTGATGAGGGGCGAAGAAATGACAGTCGTAG TATGCAATGGAGATAGTATGGTACAAGCACTCGGTGGTGAGTTTGTATCTCACACGAACGTGTATTCCCAGGACTGGGACGGAGAACCGAATGAGTGCTGGTCGACTTTCTTGCCACGTGACAAATTCACTGACGTCATCATTCGCTTCACCGATGTTGACGTCAACAATGAAAACCACAACG ATTGTTCTTCCGGTGACTTCGTCAAAGTTTCTAATGAAGACGTGTCGTATTTAGTGTGTGGATATGACCTCGTGACCTTCGAGTTGACACTTCCCGTCAGAATCTATTTAAATTTCACGTCCTCGATGCAGAGCGGAATGTACAGCCGATTTCGAGGATCATACACTCTTTTTTACACAC cGCCTGCAGGCGGACACTGCGATAGTTACGAATTTGAGTGTACAGATCGGTCGCGATGTATCAGAAACTCGTCGATGTGTGATGGCGCAAGCGACTGTATCGATGGTTCGGATGAACATGGCTGCG GTACAAGTACTGTTATAATAATGCTGGCTGTTGTTGGTGCTATGATCCCCGCTACTGTAATATTGATAATATTGTGTTATTGTTCTAAGCATCCATCGGCTACTGCGCCCTCAGCCGACACTAAATCAGTTTCACTTACGACGGAAGACGCACAAGCTGCACAAACACTGCCTTCAACCAG cGGAACGCATCAACAGAAAACACCCATTGACGATGAAGAACCCAGACTGAGTGACCTCCCGCCACTGTGCATTCTGTTTGTCGACCAACCTGTTATTCCTGTCATTCAGAGAATGGGCTACATGAGCACTGTGTCTCATTGCCTGCTGTCCCTACCTCCAATCGTATCTGACCGCGGTTATTCGCAGACTCCGGGCCAGCACGGTCAAACTGAACACTGTCATTTCCAACACGAGGGGCAAGAAGACGAGACGGAATCTAGCACTCTCGACGATCTCGAAACCGTTCCGCCACCAGCAACCTATGTACCACCAGATAAGCATAAACCAATGGATGAACGGAGACCACTCACAACATGCTTATGTGTCAAAGTTTCTGTCTAA